The following proteins are co-located in the Mus caroli chromosome 7, CAROLI_EIJ_v1.1, whole genome shotgun sequence genome:
- the LOC110298262 gene encoding kallikrein 1-related peptidase b9-like isoform X2, which translates to MWFLILFLALSLGGIDAAPPVQSRIVGGFKCEKNSQPWHVAVYRYNEYICGGVLLDPNWVLTAAHCYDKLGVDLSNDLMLLRLSKPADITDVVKPIALPTEEPKLGSTCLASGWGSTIPFKFQYAKDLECVSIKVLPIENCAKSHNKKVTDVMLCAGDMDGGKDTCVGDSGGPLICDGVLHGITSWGSIPCGEPNAPGIYTKLIKFNSWIKDTMVKNA; encoded by the exons ATGCTGCACCTCCTGTCCAGTCTCGCATTGTTGGAGGATTTAAATGTGAGAAGAATTCCCAACCCTGGCATGTGGCTGTGTACCGCTACAACGAATATATATGTGGGGGTGTCCTGTTGGACCCCAACTGGGTTCTCACAGCAGCCCACTGCTATGACAAG CTTGGGGTCGACTTAAGCAATGACCTGATGCTGCTGCGCCTCAGCAAGCCTGCTGACATCACAGATGTTGTGAAGCCCATCGCCCTGCCCACTGAGGAGCCCAAGCTGGGGAGCACATGCCTTGCCTCAGGCTGGGGTAGCACTATACCTTTCAAGT TCCAATATGCAAAAGATCTTGAGTGTGTGTCCATCAAAGTCCTGCCTATTGAGAACTGTGCCAAAAGCCACAATAAGAAGGTGACAGATGTCATGCTGTGTGCAGGAGATATGGATGGAGGCAAAGACACTTGTGTG gGAGACTCAGGAGGCCCACTGATCTGTGATGGTGTTCTCCATGGCATCACATCATGGGGCTCTATCCCATGCGGTGAACCCAATGCGCCGGGCATCTACACCAAACTTATTAAGTTTAactcctggataaaagacactaTGGTGAAAAATGCCTAA
- the LOC110298262 gene encoding kallikrein 1-related peptidase b24-like isoform X1, protein MWFLILFLALSLGGIDAAPPVQSRIVGGFKCEKNSQPWHVAVYRYNEYICGGVLLDPNWVLTAAHCYDNAPSQYNVWLGKNKLFQDEHSAQHRLVSKSFPHPGFNMSLLMIQKIPLGVDLSNDLMLLRLSKPADITDVVKPIALPTEEPKLGSTCLASGWGSTIPFKFQYAKDLECVSIKVLPIENCAKSHNKKVTDVMLCAGDMDGGKDTCVGDSGGPLICDGVLHGITSWGSIPCGEPNAPGIYTKLIKFNSWIKDTMVKNA, encoded by the exons ATGCTGCACCTCCTGTCCAGTCTCGCATTGTTGGAGGATTTAAATGTGAGAAGAATTCCCAACCCTGGCATGTGGCTGTGTACCGCTACAACGAATATATATGTGGGGGTGTCCTGTTGGACCCCAACTGGGTTCTCACAGCAGCCCACTGCTATGACAA tgcccccagccAGTATAATGTTTGGCTGGGCAAAAACAAGCTATTCCAAGATGAACACTCTGCTCAGCACCGATTGGTCAGCAAAAGCTTCCCTCACCCTGGCTTCAACATGAGCCTCCTGATGATCCAAAAAATACCTCTTGGGGTCGACTTAAGCAATGACCTGATGCTGCTGCGCCTCAGCAAGCCTGCTGACATCACAGATGTTGTGAAGCCCATCGCCCTGCCCACTGAGGAGCCCAAGCTGGGGAGCACATGCCTTGCCTCAGGCTGGGGTAGCACTATACCTTTCAAGT TCCAATATGCAAAAGATCTTGAGTGTGTGTCCATCAAAGTCCTGCCTATTGAGAACTGTGCCAAAAGCCACAATAAGAAGGTGACAGATGTCATGCTGTGTGCAGGAGATATGGATGGAGGCAAAGACACTTGTGTG gGAGACTCAGGAGGCCCACTGATCTGTGATGGTGTTCTCCATGGCATCACATCATGGGGCTCTATCCCATGCGGTGAACCCAATGCGCCGGGCATCTACACCAAACTTATTAAGTTTAactcctggataaaagacactaTGGTGAAAAATGCCTAA
- the LOC110298262 gene encoding kallikrein 1-related peptidase b11-like isoform X3 → MWFLILFLALSLGGIDAAPPVQSRIVGGFKCEKNSQPWHVAVYRYNEYICGGVLLDPNWVLTAAHCYDNQYNVWLGKNKLFQDEHSAQHRLVSKSFPHPGFNMSLLMIQKIPLGVDLSNDLMLLRLSKPADITDVVKPIALPTEEPKLGSTCLASGWGSTIPFKFQYAKDLECVSIKVLPIENCAKSHNKKVTDVMLCAGDMDGGKDTCVGDSGGPLICDGVLHGITSWGSIPCGEPNAPGIYTKLIKFNSWIKDTMVKNA, encoded by the exons ATGCTGCACCTCCTGTCCAGTCTCGCATTGTTGGAGGATTTAAATGTGAGAAGAATTCCCAACCCTGGCATGTGGCTGTGTACCGCTACAACGAATATATATGTGGGGGTGTCCTGTTGGACCCCAACTGGGTTCTCACAGCAGCCCACTGCTATGACAA ccAGTATAATGTTTGGCTGGGCAAAAACAAGCTATTCCAAGATGAACACTCTGCTCAGCACCGATTGGTCAGCAAAAGCTTCCCTCACCCTGGCTTCAACATGAGCCTCCTGATGATCCAAAAAATACCTCTTGGGGTCGACTTAAGCAATGACCTGATGCTGCTGCGCCTCAGCAAGCCTGCTGACATCACAGATGTTGTGAAGCCCATCGCCCTGCCCACTGAGGAGCCCAAGCTGGGGAGCACATGCCTTGCCTCAGGCTGGGGTAGCACTATACCTTTCAAGT TCCAATATGCAAAAGATCTTGAGTGTGTGTCCATCAAAGTCCTGCCTATTGAGAACTGTGCCAAAAGCCACAATAAGAAGGTGACAGATGTCATGCTGTGTGCAGGAGATATGGATGGAGGCAAAGACACTTGTGTG gGAGACTCAGGAGGCCCACTGATCTGTGATGGTGTTCTCCATGGCATCACATCATGGGGCTCTATCCCATGCGGTGAACCCAATGCGCCGGGCATCTACACCAAACTTATTAAGTTTAactcctggataaaagacactaTGGTGAAAAATGCCTAA